One genomic segment of Dehalogenimonas alkenigignens includes these proteins:
- the rpmA gene encoding 50S ribosomal protein L27 produces the protein MAHKKGGGSSRNGRDSKPKMLGVKRYGGERVLAGTILVRQRGTPIKAGENVGIGRDHTLFALADGIVEFAPTANKRKMASVKTV, from the coding sequence ATGGCTCATAAGAAAGGCGGCGGTTCAAGCCGCAACGGACGAGATTCCAAACCCAAGATGCTGGGCGTCAAGCGCTACGGCGGCGAGCGGGTGTTGGCCGGCACCATCCTGGTGCGCCAGCGCGGCACGCCCATCAAAGCCGGCGAGAACGTCGGCATCGGCCGGGACCACACCCTTTTCGCCCTGGCTGACGGCATCGTGGAGTTCGCCCCCACGGCCAACAAACGCAAGATGGCCAGCGTCAAGACTGTCTAG
- a CDS encoding B12-binding domain-containing radical SAM protein, with protein MKVVLLFPPQWLPNQPPLGIPSLSAFLKGHGIDVVQKDLSIESYEHFLSQRYLQSLKGRIEDRFNVLDTKASLEPGIEQQRYADLFLAKSSIDSISTNVEEAKAVFHDRQYFDANTLSQARRTLQDALAVVSAAHFPSRLQLTSFSIPSFDGRFDSAEILTADGNQNPYLRYFEEQTVPWLKNQGPDLVGISITAESQLIPGLTLARLVKKAFPGCHIVLGGYLATLLASVFSNHPGFFTRYFDSLVILEGERPLLELVKRVERRETLADVPNLIWYDGKTVRKNSPVPPASMAELPPPDFDGLVLSKYLSPEPVLPVLASRGCYWGKCAFCSHNVSYENRYRPSIPEKVAADIDHLSRRYHVRHFSFCDEAIAPSLMSGLTRTFLESKADCRFSTNIRLEAQFDGSLCQEMYQAGFRVVYIGLESGCDRVLGLMRKGTTRELALAACRNLVAAGIWDHLYIFLGFPGETLAEAEETIRFIEQNSEVIRSFNIGQFSLTRGSAVLAAPEEFGIDLPQGDAASYLAVGFDFSPRTGLNRSQAESLSRKTWDRLALSYPTHDIMRLLSKEDLLVYLSHNESADPGLSNLSAAVPASGDRYHRLVNESLEMTSDYTPLMIDGVTRSVVHFDLPAFVRGQSSAPNVRQRRLVVFNPATRRLRQIDAITWDILGSSNGRNTIRQISRSLTRKYGLSSWQLEADCLRVLAALKADSFVV; from the coding sequence ATGAAAGTCGTATTGCTCTTTCCCCCGCAATGGCTGCCAAATCAGCCTCCTCTTGGAATACCTTCGCTGTCTGCTTTCCTGAAAGGTCACGGCATCGATGTCGTTCAAAAAGACCTTAGCATCGAATCATATGAACATTTCCTTTCCCAACGCTATTTACAATCATTGAAGGGTCGCATCGAAGACCGATTCAATGTCCTCGATACTAAAGCCAGTCTCGAGCCTGGAATAGAGCAGCAGCGGTATGCCGATCTTTTTCTGGCAAAATCATCCATTGACTCCATTTCCACCAACGTCGAAGAAGCTAAAGCGGTTTTCCATGATCGCCAGTATTTCGATGCCAACACCCTATCCCAAGCCCGCCGAACACTGCAAGACGCGCTGGCTGTGGTCTCGGCAGCCCACTTCCCTTCCCGTCTCCAGCTGACGTCGTTTTCCATACCGTCATTTGACGGCCGTTTCGATAGCGCTGAAATCTTGACCGCGGACGGTAATCAGAATCCTTATTTGAGGTATTTTGAAGAACAAACTGTTCCGTGGCTGAAAAATCAGGGTCCTGACCTGGTAGGTATTTCAATTACCGCCGAGTCCCAGTTGATACCTGGGCTTACTTTAGCTCGCCTGGTAAAAAAAGCTTTTCCTGGATGCCACATTGTCCTCGGCGGTTATCTGGCAACCTTGCTGGCATCTGTATTTAGCAATCACCCGGGCTTTTTCACCCGGTATTTCGATTCGCTTGTCATTCTCGAAGGCGAACGTCCATTGCTTGAGTTGGTCAAGAGGGTAGAGCGTCGCGAAACCCTGGCGGACGTCCCGAATCTGATTTGGTATGATGGTAAAACGGTCCGGAAGAATTCCCCTGTGCCGCCAGCTTCGATGGCTGAATTGCCGCCTCCGGACTTTGACGGCCTGGTTCTCAGCAAGTATTTATCGCCTGAACCGGTCCTGCCGGTTCTGGCCTCACGCGGCTGCTATTGGGGCAAGTGCGCTTTTTGCTCCCACAACGTTTCCTATGAGAACAGATACCGTCCCTCAATACCCGAAAAGGTTGCCGCCGATATCGATCACCTGTCCCGCCGTTACCACGTCAGACATTTCTCCTTTTGTGATGAGGCCATCGCTCCGTCTCTGATGTCGGGCTTAACCCGAACGTTTCTCGAGAGTAAGGCTGACTGTCGGTTTTCGACGAATATCCGCCTGGAAGCTCAATTCGATGGCAGCCTTTGCCAAGAGATGTACCAGGCTGGTTTTCGTGTGGTTTACATCGGTCTCGAATCCGGCTGCGACCGGGTGCTGGGCTTAATGCGGAAAGGGACTACCCGGGAACTGGCGCTGGCAGCATGCCGCAACCTGGTAGCCGCCGGCATTTGGGATCACCTCTACATCTTCCTCGGTTTTCCGGGAGAAACGCTGGCAGAAGCGGAAGAAACAATCAGGTTTATTGAACAAAACAGCGAAGTGATTCGTTCATTCAATATCGGCCAATTTTCCCTCACGCGCGGCTCTGCTGTCTTAGCCGCACCGGAGGAATTCGGTATAGATTTGCCTCAAGGAGATGCTGCCAGCTATCTTGCTGTCGGGTTCGATTTTTCACCCAGAACCGGCTTGAACCGAAGCCAGGCTGAATCTTTAAGCCGGAAAACCTGGGATCGCCTCGCCTTATCGTATCCCACCCATGACATCATGCGATTGCTTTCGAAAGAGGATCTACTGGTCTACCTCTCTCATAATGAGAGTGCCGACCCAGGCTTGTCCAACTTAAGCGCCGCTGTTCCGGCATCCGGGGACAGGTATCATAGGTTGGTCAATGAGTCTTTGGAAATGACCTCAGACTATACGCCCCTCATGATAGACGGTGTGACCCGATCAGTCGTACACTTTGACCTTCCCGCCTTTGTGCGCGGGCAATCATCTGCGCCGAACGTTCGTCAACGGCGGCTGGTGGTTTTTAATCCTGCTACCCGTCGTTTACGTCAGATTGACGCCATAACATGGGATATCTTGGGATCGTCAAACGGACGGAATACCATTCGCCAGATCTCTCGCTCATTGACGCGTAAGTACGGGCTTTCAAGTTGGCAGCTCGAGGCGGACTGTCTTCGCGTCCTGGCGGCGCTTAAAGCCGACAGTTTTGTCGTTTGA
- a CDS encoding B12-binding domain-containing radical SAM protein codes for MKVLLVFPPQWTPFRPYLSLPSLYAYLKDKGVDVIQKDFNLEAYDLILSEGYLSGISQQLRNQFSVWELKDRLAPGTEQKQYNDLFMAKTLAPLLAGKIESAKNVYRDPQKFYDPEILADARNTITQALQAVSLAYFPTNIGLSSFEMPSFKGSFQDLKQATQNRLENPYIQLGEEYLLPLVRDEAPGVIGITISGESQLIPALTMARLLKAGNKKAHIVIGGYVVTMLADVIVKYPELFDIFFDSAVVNDGELPLLELIRSVEKGGSLFNVPNLIFRDAAGIHVTDKKPPEDINALPPPNFDGLALEKYLSPEPVLPVLSSRGCYWSRCAFCTHSLAYGMTYQVRDPVKFVDDIEFLVKKHGVKHIALSDEGTSPNSVNRIADEILRRGLDVRCSTSIRPERQFTPELCRKMAAAGFREVYIGIESSCDRVLGLINKGTTTAVNEEVLRNMCQAGIWDHVYIMFGFPGETMAEARRTFSFIAQNKDIIRSLGISNFSVGRNSRVMKNPGDYGVTLPRSTEDTDFKLYLPYLVSGGLTDIQGWELTAECLATVATQLAGDAFLEKIGHHYDKACILPQYLSHYEKTDPLLASIVKMKKPARKKTPKKLSAASMPALKPGVVMERLHFNLRAVWENIQNKRAEPVYPDESWSLFDIERNRFKRISDSGAEMLSGWNGKRPISAIARDLARKYRLPLREVERECLDMAQSLIDEGYALALP; via the coding sequence GTGAAGGTCCTGCTGGTATTCCCGCCTCAGTGGACGCCGTTCCGGCCTTACCTCAGCCTGCCGTCCCTTTATGCATACCTGAAGGACAAGGGCGTTGACGTCATTCAAAAGGACTTCAATCTTGAAGCCTATGACTTGATACTTTCGGAAGGTTACCTCTCCGGGATCAGCCAGCAGCTGAGAAATCAATTCTCAGTCTGGGAATTAAAGGACCGGCTGGCGCCGGGCACGGAGCAAAAACAGTACAACGACCTGTTCATGGCAAAAACGCTGGCGCCGCTGCTGGCGGGAAAAATCGAGAGCGCTAAAAACGTCTACCGGGACCCTCAAAAATTCTACGATCCCGAGATCCTGGCCGACGCCCGGAACACCATCACCCAGGCGCTGCAGGCGGTATCACTGGCGTATTTCCCGACCAACATCGGCCTTTCGTCGTTCGAAATGCCGTCATTTAAGGGATCGTTTCAAGATTTGAAACAAGCGACGCAAAACCGGCTGGAGAATCCTTACATCCAACTGGGTGAGGAGTACCTGCTGCCGTTGGTGCGGGATGAAGCTCCAGGCGTCATCGGCATCACCATATCCGGCGAGAGCCAGCTCATTCCGGCGCTCACCATGGCGCGGCTCCTCAAGGCCGGAAACAAGAAAGCGCATATCGTTATCGGCGGCTACGTCGTGACCATGCTGGCCGATGTGATCGTCAAATACCCGGAACTTTTTGATATCTTCTTCGACAGCGCGGTTGTCAACGATGGAGAACTGCCGCTGCTGGAGCTCATCCGAAGCGTCGAGAAGGGTGGATCTTTATTCAACGTTCCGAATTTGATTTTCCGCGACGCCGCGGGCATCCATGTCACCGATAAAAAGCCGCCGGAAGACATCAATGCCCTGCCGCCTCCGAACTTCGACGGCCTGGCGCTGGAAAAATACCTCAGCCCGGAGCCGGTGCTGCCGGTATTGTCGTCCCGGGGCTGCTACTGGAGCCGGTGCGCTTTCTGTACCCACAGTCTGGCTTACGGTATGACGTACCAGGTGCGGGACCCGGTCAAATTCGTCGATGACATAGAGTTTTTAGTGAAAAAACACGGGGTCAAGCACATCGCCCTTTCGGATGAGGGGACTTCGCCGAATTCAGTCAATAGGATTGCCGATGAAATCTTGAGACGCGGCCTCGATGTGCGTTGCTCCACCAGCATCAGGCCGGAGAGGCAGTTTACCCCGGAGCTGTGCCGGAAAATGGCCGCCGCCGGCTTCCGGGAAGTATACATAGGCATTGAATCAAGCTGCGACCGAGTCCTCGGCCTGATAAACAAGGGCACCACGACGGCGGTGAATGAAGAGGTGCTGCGCAACATGTGCCAGGCCGGCATCTGGGACCACGTTTATATCATGTTCGGCTTTCCGGGCGAAACCATGGCGGAAGCCCGCCGGACGTTCAGTTTCATAGCGCAGAACAAAGACATCATCAGGTCGCTGGGAATAAGCAATTTCTCGGTTGGACGGAACTCCCGGGTGATGAAGAATCCTGGTGACTATGGCGTGACCTTGCCCCGGTCCACCGAAGATACCGACTTCAAATTATATCTGCCGTATCTGGTCTCAGGTGGACTGACCGATATACAGGGCTGGGAACTGACCGCGGAATGCCTGGCTACGGTGGCCACTCAACTGGCCGGTGACGCCTTCCTCGAAAAGATAGGCCATCATTACGATAAAGCCTGCATATTGCCCCAGTACCTCTCGCATTATGAGAAAACAGACCCACTGTTAGCGTCGATTGTTAAAATGAAAAAACCGGCCAGAAAAAAGACGCCCAAGAAACTTTCCGCCGCTTCAATGCCGGCCCTCAAGCCCGGCGTGGTGATGGAGCGGCTGCATTTTAATCTTCGGGCAGTCTGGGAAAACATTCAAAACAAACGCGCCGAGCCGGTTTATCCGGACGAAAGCTGGTCCCTGTTCGACATCGAGCGCAACCGGTTCAAACGAATTTCAGACAGCGGCGCGGAGATGCTCTCCGGCTGGAACGGCAAACGGCCGATCTCGGCGATCGCCCGTGATCTGGCCAGAAAATACCGGCTGCCGCTGCGTGAAGTCGAACGGGAGTGTTTAGACATGGCGCAGTCCCTTATCGATGAAGGCTACGCCCTCGCCCTTCCTTAA
- a CDS encoding YbjQ family protein, producing MIVVTSPSIPGKTIVKTIGLVRGSTIRAKHIGKDIMAGFRGMVGGEINEYTQMMAESREEALKRMIADAEKKGANAVISMNFGTSMVMTSAAECIAYGTGVVVE from the coding sequence TTGATCGTCGTAACCTCGCCATCCATCCCCGGTAAAACCATCGTCAAGACCATCGGCCTGGTCAGAGGTTCCACCATCCGCGCCAAGCACATCGGCAAGGACATTATGGCCGGTTTCCGCGGCATGGTCGGCGGAGAAATCAACGAATACACTCAGATGATGGCCGAATCCCGCGAAGAAGCGCTGAAGCGCATGATCGCCGACGCCGAAAAAAAAGGCGCCAACGCCGTTATCAGCATGAACTTCGGCACTTCGATGGTCATGACTTCGGCCGCCGAATGCATTGCCTACGGCACCGGCGTCGTCGTCGAGTAA
- the rpmE gene encoding 50S ribosomal protein L31 codes for MKEKLHPKFFPESKVTCSCGNTFLLGSTKPEIKVELCNKCHPFYTGEKRMVDTAGRVDRFKQRYGLKDK; via the coding sequence ATGAAAGAGAAACTGCACCCCAAGTTTTTCCCTGAATCCAAGGTGACCTGCTCCTGCGGCAACACCTTCCTGCTGGGCTCGACCAAACCGGAGATCAAAGTGGAGCTTTGCAACAAGTGCCACCCGTTCTACACCGGCGAGAAGCGCATGGTGGACACCGCCGGCCGCGTCGACCGCTTCAAGCAGCGCTACGGCCTCAAGGATAAGTAA
- a CDS encoding DUF1385 domain-containing protein, which produces MRQKFYYGGQAIIEGVMIRGQKSLVTAVRRPKGEILVEARPLPKIYTGRLRQLPFFRGVIVLLEAMLLGVQALMRSADVALEEETEEVSPWVMWGMVGFSLALSVAIFFLTPLFLASLLGDLLGSGFLFALIEGLIRLALFIAYLAAIGRMPDIRRVFAYHGAEHQTINAYEHGVKLEPLAVREFSTAHTRCGTAFLLAVMVIAILIFSLLGKPALWLMVASRILLLPAIAGLSYEFTRYAAGHGGNALVQALAKPGLWLQAMTTRQPELAQIEVGIAALKKALVDDHPELEAELYPAPATVPVEVPAEPAPAAGPEALT; this is translated from the coding sequence ATGAGGCAAAAATTCTACTACGGCGGCCAGGCGATCATCGAGGGCGTCATGATCCGCGGCCAGAAGTCGCTGGTGACTGCCGTCCGCCGCCCCAAGGGAGAAATCCTGGTTGAAGCCAGGCCGCTGCCGAAGATTTACACCGGCAGGCTGCGCCAGCTGCCCTTTTTCCGCGGCGTTATCGTCCTTCTGGAGGCGATGCTGCTCGGCGTCCAGGCGCTGATGCGCTCGGCTGACGTCGCCCTGGAGGAAGAGACCGAGGAGGTTTCGCCCTGGGTGATGTGGGGCATGGTCGGCTTCTCGCTGGCCCTGTCGGTGGCCATCTTTTTCCTGACGCCGTTATTTTTAGCCAGCCTCCTCGGCGATCTGCTCGGCTCGGGATTCTTGTTCGCGCTGATTGAGGGACTGATCCGCCTGGCGCTGTTCATCGCTTACCTGGCCGCCATCGGCCGCATGCCTGATATCCGGCGCGTCTTTGCCTACCACGGCGCCGAGCACCAGACGATCAACGCTTATGAGCACGGGGTGAAGCTGGAGCCCCTGGCTGTCCGCGAGTTCTCCACCGCTCACACCCGCTGCGGCACGGCTTTTCTGCTGGCGGTGATGGTAATCGCCATCCTGATCTTCAGCCTGCTGGGCAAGCCGGCGCTGTGGCTGATGGTGGCCTCTCGCATCCTGCTGCTGCCGGCTATCGCCGGGCTGTCATATGAATTCACCCGCTACGCCGCCGGCCACGGCGGAAACGCCCTGGTCCAGGCACTGGCCAAGCCGGGCTTGTGGCTTCAGGCGATGACCACTCGCCAGCCGGAACTGGCCCAGATTGAGGTCGGCATCGCCGCTTTAAAGAAGGCGCTGGTCGACGACCATCCGGAGCTGGAGGCCGAGCTGTACCCTGCGCCGGCGACGGTCCCCGTCGAAGTCCCGGCCGAACCGGCGCCCGCCGCCGGGCCTGAAGCCCTGACCTAG
- a CDS encoding MarR family winged helix-turn-helix transcriptional regulator, which translates to MPQKVISYTDPTLDIWARFMRTRNLLYKVFARDLRELGIKPEQLGILNILKKIEGPVTPAMISRVYRREPHTVSVNLKRLEGRGLVKLVKDLEKRNMIRVEITDEGIAIWELGRAKTAAVSQAFKVLSPDDLFQLSLIIDKLSDSAQQVLKSHS; encoded by the coding sequence ATGCCGCAAAAAGTCATTTCTTACACCGACCCGACGCTGGATATCTGGGCGCGTTTCATGAGGACGCGGAATCTTCTATATAAGGTGTTCGCACGTGATTTAAGGGAACTGGGAATCAAGCCCGAGCAGCTCGGCATTTTGAATATTTTGAAGAAAATAGAAGGACCCGTTACGCCGGCGATGATTTCCAGGGTTTATAGACGTGAACCGCATACGGTGTCGGTCAACTTGAAACGGCTGGAGGGGCGGGGTTTGGTTAAACTGGTTAAAGACCTGGAGAAACGCAACATGATACGCGTGGAAATAACTGACGAAGGGATCGCGATCTGGGAACTTGGGAGAGCCAAAACAGCAGCAGTGAGCCAAGCGTTTAAGGTGTTATCACCGGACGACCTGTTTCAATTAAGCTTGATCATCGATAAGTTGTCCGATTCAGCGCAACAAGTGCTGAAATCCCATTCATAA
- a CDS encoding autorepressor SdpR family transcription factor has protein sequence MSESVYKALADATRRRILKLLGERPMTAGEIAEKFSLAKSTLSGHFMVLKNADLIQEERRGATIVYSLNLSVVDETMAALMDLFKVGKSSSMEEPELS, from the coding sequence ATGAGTGAAAGCGTTTATAAAGCCCTGGCCGACGCTACCCGGCGGAGAATTTTAAAACTGCTGGGCGAGCGGCCGATGACCGCCGGCGAGATCGCCGAGAAATTTAGCCTGGCAAAATCCACCCTTTCCGGGCATTTCATGGTTCTCAAAAATGCTGACCTGATCCAGGAAGAGCGCCGCGGCGCCACAATAGTTTATTCGCTGAACCTTTCAGTCGTTGACGAGACCATGGCGGCGCTGATGGATCTGTTCAAGGTCGGCAAGTCTTCTTCGATGGAGGAACCCGAGCTGTCATGA
- the rplU gene encoding 50S ribosomal protein L21, which produces MVESGGKQYKVTEGQTLDVDHLNVEDGSTVELDRVLFFSDGQNDVIGKPVVEGAKVVAKAEGSGMGEKVRGLRFKAKSRAHTRVGGRAVFTRLKIESIVAPK; this is translated from the coding sequence ATAGTTGAATCCGGCGGCAAGCAGTATAAGGTAACCGAGGGTCAGACCCTCGATGTTGATCATTTGAACGTGGAAGACGGATCCACCGTTGAACTGGATCGCGTCCTGTTCTTCTCTGACGGGCAGAATGACGTGATCGGCAAACCGGTAGTTGAAGGCGCCAAGGTTGTCGCCAAAGCTGAAGGCTCCGGCATGGGCGAAAAAGTCCGCGGCCTGCGCTTCAAGGCCAAGAGCCGCGCCCACACCCGCGTCGGCGGCCGCGCCGTGTTCACCCGCCTGAAGATCGAAAGCATCGTTGCCCCCAAGTAA
- a CDS encoding reductive dehalogenase, giving the protein MTQFHSTVSRREFMKALGLTATGAAALVAPSFNDLDELIGSQSAQFKRAWWIKNREIDEPTVELDWSQMYRSDGKWTGQDGSCQTYFIGDEERQKRSAQASAFSTETLKNGTPGMNLRDRALSGGLYQASISFMGLQSAKTPEQMGVPKWQGSPEENSKMLRAAARFYGMGTVGFAEIDQRVKDKLVREYDKAAAHQKYVFEDVPLGYEAKDKLVFPSAVPLYDMAFLHPLSKEMFRTTPSSDIASAGNSIRYSQWSIVQPRLQQFARMLGYQIYGYTTPVCGAIPTIATNTLTGLVEGGRNNGVCISPEYGTVTGAFSVVMDIPVEPTPPVDAGIWRFCHTCHKCADACPTNSISQDNEPSWEIPQIYGKEDNTHVPGKKQFWTNGVDCWSLKATFGGCHTCMATCTFNTGAAAVHSYVKAALATTPALNSFLWKADSWWGYGLREDKESWWDLAQPTLGFDTSVTAHHKTY; this is encoded by the coding sequence ATGACTCAGTTTCACAGCACTGTCAGTCGCCGTGAGTTCATGAAAGCACTTGGGCTTACCGCCACGGGCGCTGCCGCTCTGGTCGCTCCAAGTTTCAACGACCTCGATGAATTGATTGGGTCTCAGTCCGCACAGTTCAAGCGCGCTTGGTGGATCAAGAACCGCGAAATTGATGAACCTACCGTCGAATTGGACTGGAGCCAAATGTACCGTTCCGACGGTAAGTGGACCGGTCAGGACGGCTCATGCCAGACGTATTTTATAGGTGATGAAGAACGTCAAAAGCGGTCTGCTCAGGCATCAGCATTTTCCACTGAGACACTCAAAAACGGCACACCGGGGATGAACCTTCGTGATAGAGCCCTCTCCGGCGGCCTTTATCAGGCTTCCATCAGTTTCATGGGTTTGCAGTCAGCCAAAACACCGGAACAAATGGGCGTGCCCAAGTGGCAAGGCTCTCCGGAAGAAAACAGCAAGATGCTGCGCGCCGCCGCCCGTTTTTACGGCATGGGCACTGTAGGTTTTGCCGAGATTGATCAGCGGGTCAAGGACAAGCTCGTTCGCGAATATGATAAGGCAGCCGCCCACCAGAAGTATGTCTTCGAAGATGTTCCGTTAGGGTACGAAGCAAAAGACAAACTGGTCTTTCCATCCGCGGTACCTCTGTACGATATGGCCTTTCTTCATCCGCTATCCAAGGAGATGTTCCGCACCACCCCCAGTTCCGATATCGCCAGTGCCGGCAACTCCATCCGTTATAGTCAGTGGTCGATAGTTCAACCCCGTTTGCAGCAATTCGCTCGGATGCTGGGCTACCAGATATACGGTTATACCACCCCGGTCTGCGGGGCTATTCCGACTATTGCTACCAATACTCTCACTGGCTTGGTTGAAGGAGGCCGTAACAATGGTGTCTGCATCAGTCCGGAGTACGGCACGGTGACTGGAGCTTTTAGCGTAGTTATGGATATTCCTGTTGAGCCGACGCCCCCCGTCGACGCCGGAATCTGGCGTTTCTGCCATACCTGCCACAAATGTGCCGATGCCTGCCCGACAAATTCGATCTCTCAGGACAACGAGCCTTCGTGGGAAATCCCGCAGATTTACGGCAAGGAAGACAACACACACGTTCCCGGCAAGAAGCAGTTCTGGACTAACGGTGTGGATTGCTGGAGCCTGAAAGCCACCTTTGGCGGCTGTCATACCTGCATGGCCACCTGCACCTTCAACACCGGCGCGGCAGCCGTCCACAGCTATGTCAAAGCCGCACTGGCGACCACGCCTGCACTCAACAGCTTCCTGTGGAAGGCTGACAGCTGGTGGGGCTACGGTTTGCGCGAGGATAAGGAAAGCTGGTGGGATCTGGCTCAACCCACTCTTGGTTTCGATACATCGGTCACAGCCCACCACAAAACATACTAG
- the hisA gene encoding 1-(5-phosphoribosyl)-5-[(5-phosphoribosylamino)methylideneamino]imidazole-4-carboxamide isomerase — MDIIPAIDIRGGRCVRLVQGDYSRETVYSDNPVEMALKWQSMGAPRLHIVDLDGAASGDMVNLDVISQIVTAVSVPVQLGGGIRDLERIKKLLSAGIDRVIIGTAAVENPALVKEACAKYAESVIVSLDARDGKMAVKGWQEDTGLPVLQFARQMIALGVRRFVFTDISRDGMLTEPNFTALYDLIDALRIPVIASGGIASISHLKILKLIGASGAILGKSLYAGTINLRQALYAAA; from the coding sequence ATCGATATTATCCCCGCCATAGATATCCGCGGCGGCCGCTGCGTGCGGCTGGTCCAGGGCGACTACAGTCGCGAAACCGTCTATTCCGACAACCCTGTTGAAATGGCATTGAAGTGGCAGTCCATGGGCGCACCGCGGCTGCACATCGTCGACCTGGACGGCGCGGCTTCCGGTGACATGGTCAACCTGGACGTCATTTCCCAGATCGTCACCGCCGTGTCAGTACCGGTACAGCTCGGCGGCGGCATCCGGGATCTCGAACGCATCAAAAAGCTGCTTTCAGCCGGCATCGACCGGGTCATCATCGGCACCGCGGCGGTGGAAAATCCGGCGCTGGTTAAGGAAGCCTGCGCCAAATACGCCGAGTCCGTCATCGTCAGCCTGGACGCCCGGGACGGCAAGATGGCGGTCAAGGGCTGGCAGGAAGACACCGGCTTGCCGGTACTGCAGTTCGCCCGGCAGATGATAGCCCTGGGGGTCCGCCGCTTCGTTTTCACCGACATCTCCCGTGACGGCATGCTGACCGAGCCAAACTTTACCGCCCTGTATGACCTAATCGATGCCCTCCGGATACCGGTGATCGCCTCCGGCGGCATCGCCTCAATCAGCCACCTGAAGATTTTAAAGCTTATCGGGGCTTCGGGCGCCATCCTGGGCAAGTCGCTCTATGCCGGGACCATCAACCTGCGGCAAGCCCTCTACGCCGCCGCCTGA
- a CDS encoding SdpI family protein: protein MKITWRSEALNLILLAAMFIISAASWSSAPERIPVHWDITGQPDRFGGKFEGLFFLPLMAAGIYLLLLYLPRLDPKRVNYEKFGGVYRIIRTLLVVFMFGLHGVIVASAVHEVPIDVGTAVMVMVGLMLAVLGNYFGKLKPTWFVGIRTPWTLTSELSWVKTHRLGGRVFVVFGLLMALAGIVGEPWLFIGVMGAFMASIVFLMIYSYTVWKADPDRGNGPGKQ, encoded by the coding sequence ATGAAGATAACCTGGCGCAGCGAAGCGCTTAACCTGATACTGTTGGCCGCCATGTTCATTATTTCGGCGGCGAGCTGGTCATCAGCCCCGGAACGCATTCCGGTTCACTGGGATATCACCGGCCAGCCGGACCGCTTCGGCGGCAAATTCGAAGGTCTGTTCTTCCTGCCGCTGATGGCCGCCGGAATCTACCTGCTGCTCCTTTATCTGCCCCGCCTTGATCCCAAACGCGTCAACTACGAGAAGTTCGGCGGCGTTTACCGCATCATTCGGACGCTCCTGGTGGTCTTCATGTTCGGCCTCCACGGCGTTATCGTAGCTTCGGCGGTACATGAGGTACCGATCGATGTCGGCACAGCGGTCATGGTCATGGTCGGCTTGATGCTGGCGGTGCTCGGCAATTACTTCGGCAAGTTGAAGCCAACCTGGTTCGTCGGCATCCGCACCCCGTGGACGCTGACTTCAGAACTGTCCTGGGTTAAAACCCACCGGCTGGGCGGCAGAGTCTTTGTTGTCTTCGGCTTGCTCATGGCCCTGGCCGGCATCGTCGGCGAGCCGTGGCTGTTTATCGGCGTGATGGGCGCCTTCATGGCTTCCATCGTCTTTCTGATGATCTATTCTTACACCGTCTGGAAGGCGGATCCGGACCGCGGCAACGGTCCCGGAAAACAATAG